TACATCAAATTTCTCTTACAGAAAGTTACATTTTTTTAGCGTCACCTTTTTTTCTAATACTGCTAGCTGATATAGCCTCCAAAAAACGATTAAGGGTGATTGTTATCAGTAGCGTTTTTTTAATATCAGCAATTTTCATTATCGGCATGCCACATATTTCCAATGGTCTTCTGTTTAAAAAATCGCCCTTTATAGAAACAAACCGCCGCCTTTCGCGTCAGCCGGAAAATGATGTTCGCTCCGTCTATTGGACAAGATTAGGAAATTTCAACTACAACATGTTAGCGCCGGGAGGATATTATTATTTCCACCATAAAGCTCCTGTCTTTTTTGAAATTTATTCCCAACATCAAAAATTATTCCAAGCAGCTGAAATGTCATTACAACAAGCTTTTAGTCATGTGATTTTAGATAGTTATGCTGATATATCGGGGTTTCATCTTATCAGCTCTTATCGCGGAATATATATATATCGTAATAATGACCCGCAACAAGTAACTCCACCTAATGACTATATTTACGATTATTTTAGCCCTCATTGGTATCCGGCTGAGAAAAAAATAATAGAACTTGGTATCATTCCACAGCCGCCGCTTACTCCCTTCGTGGCGGAAGAAAAATAATGTTGACTTATATAAGACTCGCTGCTCTTACGGCTTGCTAAATTAATAAGCATACTCGATAATCATTGACGTTAACACCGGTTGGACCAGTATTAATTAGTGTGTCCAACCGAGCAAAAAAATCACCTGAATTATTATCAGCCAAATAACCTTCTGCTAACAATTTCATTTCTACTGCCCTACGCTGCTCCTGCGGACCAAACATTGCCCCCGCCGCCGTTTGCTGACCATCTATACCGTCAGTATCACAGGAGAGCACGTGGGTTGCTACATTCTCTCTCCACAACGAAAGTGCAAATTCGGTATTACGCCCACCTCTACCACCACCGATAACATTCACCGTTGCCTCACCGCCGCTGATGAGTGCTATTGGATGCGGCTCGCTTTGCACTGCAAGTAATTTTTGCTTATGTGTCATCGCTAATTCATGAGCGTCACCAGCATGTTCTCCCCAATTAATAACAGTCTGCACGCCACCGCGCCGAAGAGTTTCCGCACCTGCTGCCAGTGCTTGTTCGGCACCGGCGATAATCCGGTTTTCCACATAAATAAAATGACCAGTGGGTGTTTCCGCCGTTCCATCAGCAAACATTGTTACCAGCGTCGGCGGGCAATCAACATTGTGAGCACTCAATACCGCAAGAGCGTCAGCACAGGTAGATATATCACCAGAAAAAGGGCCGGAAGCAATATCTGCCGGTGCATCACCGACAACGTCTGAAATAATAAGCGCCAATATCGGCGCACGACACATGGCAGCCAATCTCCCTCCCAGTGCCACCGACAAATGGCGACGAACAATATTAATATCACGCACGTCGGCGCCAGCCTGCAGTAATTGGTAAATAACGTGCCTACTGTCTTTCAAGGATAAACCGTCCAACGGCGCCCCTAATAAGCTAGAACCACCACCACTGACAAGCGCCAACACAAAATCGTCCGCGCTCGCTTGCGTTATTTCATGAATGAGGCGTTGTGTTGATTGAGCGCTGGCGTTATCAGGTAATGGATGAGCGCCTCTGAGAATATCAATGCGCGCAAATTGCGGCGCTGGTGTGCCATGCGGAATAATTATCGCTCCGCTAAGAGAAACGGATGGTGAATAATGCGCCTCAACTGCTTGTGCCATACCGGCAGCGGCTTTGCCAGCACCAACAATAATTAATTTTCCTGTCGGCGGTGGCGGCAAGTGGGAGGGAATAATTATCGCCGGATTAGCTGATGAAACGGCGGCATCAAACGACCGACGCAATAACTGTAACCAATAGTCAGCAGACACTCAGTATGGCGCAGGCAAGCGTAAAAAACGCTCTTCACCAGCACGCAATACCATAATATTGCGTAGCGACAACGGCAAGACGCCTGTGTCAGACACCGCCTGCGGCACGTCGCCATTAACTTCTAGTACGATATCACCGGGTAACAATCCTAATTTTTCCGCTGGCGTACCGCTCCACACCCGCGACACTAACATAACCGGCTGGCTAGCTGGAGTGAAATCCAAAATATCCTCTTGTAACCGCTCTGACAACGGGCGCAATTCTGCGCCCAAGGGATTGTCTGCCGGTGTTTTTGATTGTGGCAGAAAATCTTGTAATGAACGTCGCACTACATTTGCCCGCACGGCAAAACCAATGCCTTGCGGCGTGGCTTCGGGATGACGAGCAAAGAGAGCACTACTGATACCGATTAGCTCCCCGCTGGCATTGATTAGAGCACCACCAGAACTACCAGGGTTGATGGCGGCGTCAGTTTGAATAAAGTCTTCCTGATTAATAAGTCCTAACTGGCTTCTTCCGACAGCGCTAATGATACCCATGGATACCGAACGGTTGAGCCCAAAAGGATTGCCAATGGCAAACACTACGTCGCCTTGCTGCAAATTGGAATCATCAGCGAATTCAATGACTGGTAATTGTTTGGCGCCCGGAGCGCGCAACAAAGCAATATCAATTTCAGGAGCTAAACCCACTACTTCTGCCATTCGTTTATCACCATTGACGTCCACTTCCACCACAGCCATGTTAGCAATGAGATGGTAATTAGTAAGTACATGCTCTGCTCCAACAATAACGCCAGCACCGACACTGGTACCGCTTGAGGGCAAATCGGCATGGTGACGACCGTAAATACCTACCACTGAAGGTAACGCTCGCGATAATTTGTCGGCATATGAAGCTACGGGAACGCGCCAAAAAGTTTGCCACACCAGCGTAGCAGCGGTCAACACTGCCACCGTTTGAGCAAATAGTAACCATAGAGATTTAGCGTTTCGCTCCATTATTCATCGCTATTGTACGCGTCAAAAAGCTTTACATGTATAATAAATTGCAACTTAAAAAGCGGAAAAATATCGCCTAATTTTGTTTATTCAATTTCTTACAGAGGAGAATCCATGCAACGCAGAAAATTTATTACCGCCGGTTTAGTAACGGGAAGTGCCGCATTGGCAGCAGCATGCGGCAAGAAAGAAGAAGAAAAAGAACAATCTCCTGCGCCGGCAGTACGCAAAAAATATTCATGGCGAATGGCGACAACATGGCCTAAAGATTTCCCAGGGTTAGGCATTGGTGCTAATAAATTAGCAAAATATATTACTGATATGTCAGATGGCGAGTTGGAAGTCACCGTATATGGTGCCGGCGAAATTGTGCCGGCTTTTGAGTCTTTTGATGCCGTCTCAAAAGGCACCGTCGAAATGGGACACGGAGCGGCATATTATTGGAAAGGCAAATCACCAGCAACGCAATTTTTTGCCGCTGTACCTTTTGGTCTCACCGCTCAAGAAATGAATGCTTGGATTTACTATGGTGGTGGCCAAGAATTGTGGGATGAGCTTTATGCTTCCTTTAATTTGAAACCTTTTTTGGCCGGTAATACCGGTGTACAAATGGGGGGCTGGTTCAACCGCGAAATTAATTCCTTGGATGATATGAAAGGTCTCAAAATGCGGATGCCTGGCCTCGGCGGAGAAGTCATTGGCGCTCTCGGTGCCACCCCGAAGGCATTGCCCGGAGGAGAGATATTTACCTCTCTACAATCAGGAGCAATTGATGCCACCGAATGGGTGGGACCGTACAATGATATGGCATTTGGTTTGTACAAAGCAGCCAAATATTATTATTACCCAGGTTGGCATGAGCCCGGCACAGCACTAGAAACTTTTGTTAACAAGCAAGCTTATGATGCACTACCGAAACACTTACAGCATGTGGTTGCAACAGCGGCGCAAGCAGCCAACATGGACATGCTAAGTGAATTCGTTGCCCGAAACGGATCTGCTTTAGATACCTTGATTTCAGAACATGGCGTGATACTCAAGCGATTTCCCGATGAAGTAATGAAAGCGCTCAAAACAACGAGCGAAGAAGTCGTGAACAGTGTTGCGGAGAAAGATACCGCAAGTCAGAAAGTCTATTCTGCTTTTACCGACTTTCGTAAAAAAGTAGCGGGCTGGACGGATTTGTCCGAAACGCCATATTCTCAAGCACGCAATTTGTAAAAAAATGCTATTTACCACACGGCACTTATTTAATGCCGTGTGGTTATTGACAGTTATACTTGTTTCATGCGTATCTTATTAAATCGCTTTGCTGGTGCTGCAGATGCTTTTAATGAATACCTTGGTCGCGCATTATCATATTTTTTGCCTGTTATGGTGACGATAACATTAGTCATTATTATTTGCGCCACCGTGTTTCGTATTGGCTGGGTATGGCTACAAGAAACAGTTACCTATATGCATGCTATATTGTTCACTCTTGCTGCTGCTTATACGTTACGGCATGATGAACATGTGCGCATGGATGTTTTTTATATTGGGTTATCAAAAAAAAATAAGGCGTGGGTTAATTTATGTGGGGTATTATTTATGTTGACACCCACTTGTATTGTCACTATCTTCTATGCAGTACCCTATGTGCGTGATTCGTGGTCGGTGTTTGAGCATTCAATGGAAGGAGATGGATTACCTGCAGTATTTTTACTCAAAACTTGCATTCCGATAATGGCCGCCCTACTGTTGCTACAAGGAGCTGCTATAGCAGCCAAAGCGTTATTGATTATTTTTCCGCCCACAATAGCAAATACGGATTAAAAACACATGGAACTGTATATTGCACTGCTATTAGCGGTGGTAGGTGTGTGCCTGTTCAGCGGTTTTCCGGTCGCTTTTGCATTGGCCGGTGGTGCACTTATGGTTGCCGGCATAGGTCATTTGTTGGGCGATTTTGACACTTCTTATTTAGGAGCAACCCCATCCCGACTGTACGGCATCATGACCAATGAAACGCTGATTGCCGTACCGTTATTTGTATTTATGGGATTGCTGCTAGAGCGCGGAAAAATTTCAGAGGGACTACTAATAGCTATGGGACGGCTATTTGGCAAAATGCGTGGTGGGTTAGCAATCTCGGTCTGCCTAGTAGGCGCTATTTTGGCAGCTTCTACCGGCATTGTTGGAGCGACGGTGGTAACTATGGGGTTGATTTCTTTGCCGGTAATGTTACGTCATCATTATCATCCGGCACTGGCTTGTGGAGTTATCACCGCCTCCGGCACCTTAGGACAGATTATTCCGCCATCTATCGTGCTGGTAATTTTAGGTGACGTCATCAGTAATGCCAATCAAAAAGCACAACTGTCTATGGGTAATTTTTCTCCAGATACTGTGTCTGTTGGAGACTTGTTTTTTGGTGCTCTACTACCTGGACTGTTTTTGGTTGTTATTTATATTGCCTATATTATCGCCATATCACTGATAAAACCAGACTGGACTCCGGCAGTGCAAAAAGAAGATCCAGCAACAACTACTACTAGCGTGTGGCAAGCACTGGTATCACCAATATTACTGATTTTTGCCGTACTCGGTTCCATCCTCGCCGGCATTGCCACGCCAACTGAGGCGGCAGCGGTCGGTGCTGGCGGTGCTATGTTACTAGCTTTTTTCAAAAAAAGCATGACGCCCGAGTTATGGCGCGACGCGATGACACAGACAACACGCATTACTTGCATGGTATTTGTCATTCTTATTGGTGCCAGCATTTTTTCTTTGGTATTTCGCGGTTTTGGCGGCGACGACGTCGTTACTGAAGCACTAAAATCATTGCCCGGCGGTGTGATAACGGCTTTTTTCACGGTTATGTTGTTGATGTTTGTTTTAGGTTTTTTTCTGGATTTTTTAGAAATTATTTTTGTGGTCGTGCCGATTGTCGCGCCAGTACTGATTCAATTGGGCATGGATCCAATCTGGCTAGGAGTGATGATTGCAGTCAATTTGCAAACATCATTTCTTACCCCACCATTTGGCTTTGCTCTGTTTTATTTACGCGGCGTAGTACCCGAAAGTGTTTCCACGGGAACAATTTATCGCGGCGCAATACCTTTTGTTGCACTACAAATTTTAGTATTATTAGCACTATGGTTTTTCCCCGCCGCTGCCACTTGGCTACCACACAAAATATATGGCTAACGCAATATATTATTTTGTCGCACAGTTGCTACCTCATTTGCAGCAACTAATAAAATAATGAATTTTCACCTCTTTATTTTTAATGAAAAAAATGTTTAGACGTTGGCGCGCCCGCACAAGGCAATTGCGTAGCAACAAATCATTTGAGTGGTTTACCATCAGCGTCATCGTTTTGTCGTCAATGAGTGTTGGCGTTAAAAGTTACGATATGGCACCACTGATAGTATCCATATTAAAAATATTGGACTGGCTGGTAACCCTGTATTTTTTAGCAGAATTGGTAGTTCGCTTTTTGGCAGCAGGCAGCTGGCGCAGCTTTTTTAGTAAAGGTTGGAATATTTTTGATTTTCTCATTGTCACCGCAAGTTTGATACCAGTGGATGAAAGTGAATACGCTTTGTTAGCGCGATTATTACGGCTATTTCGTATGATGCGTCTGATTTATTTTGTCCCTCAACTACGCTTGCTGGTTAACGCACTACTACTGGCGGTACCGCGCATGGCCTATGTGGCGCTGATGATGTTTGTTATTTTTTATATTTATGGTGCTGCTGGAAATTTATTTTTTGCCGACGTTAATGAATATTTGTGGGGCAATGTTGGGCGCTCCATGCTAACCTTATTTCGGGTTTCTACATTTGAAGACTGGACGGATGTCATGTATGAAACAATGGAAATCTATCCCCTAAGCTGGACCTACTATCTAAGTTTTATCTTTCTATCCGCTTTTGTATTTCTCAACATGATGATTGGCGTGATTATCAACGTACTGCAAGAAGAGCATGACCGTGACATCGTAAACGCCCGGGAAAAAGAGCGTTTACAATTGCTATCGCAATTGACAGAAGTAGATAAGCGCTTACAAGGAATAGAAGCAGCATTGCACAACAAAATACCACCACCATAAAAAACCGATGAATGCCGCATAATCCCACTTTATGAATCAATGGACACCAGTAGCCGAAGCGCGACGGCTCATTCTCTCGCGCATTAAACCTATTAATGGCGAATCTTGGGTGCCGTTGCGTGATGCTCTGGGGTGCGTATTATCACGCGATATTGTTGCGCCATTTAATGTTCCCGGACACGATAATTCCGCTATGGACGGCTTTGCCTGTCGCGCTGCTGATTTGTCTGCAGAAAAAGATACGGCGTTACGCGTCGTTGGCGATTCATTTGCCGGTCATCCGTGTACGCAATCGGTAGACAGTGGCCAGTGTGTCAAAATTATGACTGGTGCACAAATTCCCATTGGTGCCGATATTGTAATTCCACAGGAAGAAACACACACTGGCGATGCCGGTGAAATCATTATTGTTTCAAGCGAGCGCAAAGTCGGCACACATGTGCGCGCCGCTGGTGAAGATTTGCGCAGAGGAGATGCCGCTTTGTCTGCCGGACAACTGTGCCATCCGGCAGAAATTGGGCTAATGGCGTCGTTAGGAATAGTGGAAGTGCCGGTCAAACGTAAATTACGCGTGGCATTTTTTTCCACAGGCGATGAATTAAAATCACTCGGCGATACGCTAATTGAAGGCGAAGTATACGATTCTAATCGCCATACATTGGCGGCGATGTTACAGCAATTAGGTATAAAAGCGACAGACTTGGGCGTGGTAGCTGATGAAGCCGCAGCATTGGCGGAAACTTTGGATGCGGCGGCGGCGCACCACGACGTTATCATTACCAGCGGTGGCGCCTCGGTAGGAGAAGCCGATTTTATTCGTCCGGTACTCGCCGAGCGAGGTGAAGTATTGTTTTGGAAAGTAGCCATGCGACCTGGACGACCATTGGCGTACGGCAAAGTTGGCAATGCCGATTTTTTTGGCTTACCCGGCAACCCAGTATCGGTAATGGTATGTTTTTATCAATTTGTGCGCGCCGCTTTATGGAAACGTGCTGGGCGCATCGGTGACGGAATGTTACCAACAATACCCGCTATAACACTAGCGCCACTCAAAAAAGCGCCAGGGCGAACGGAATTCCAACGCGGCATTATGTCACCAAAACAAGACGGTAACTGGACAGTACGCTCCACTGGCGACCAAGGTTCTGGAATTTTGTCTTCCATGACTCAAGCGAATTGCTTTATTGTATTAGAAGATTCGCGCGGCGCGGTGACTACTGGTGAAACTGTGCAAATACAGCCGTTTGAAGGCCTCGTCGGCTAAACAGCTTGGCTACCAGCGATTTATATCAAGCAAACTCGGTTGCGACCGCTGTTTTTTGCTTGATACAACGCCTTATCAGCATTGTCTAAGGTCATATTAATACCCCCTTTTTCATTGCCAATCTGAGAAACGCCGATACTGATAGTTAAATTTAACGTTAAGTCACCACTAACATAAGGGGAATTTTCTATGTTAGCGCGAATCTTTTCAGCAATCGTTACCGCGCCGCTGGCTACGGTATTTTGCAATAACACAATGAATTCCTCACCACCGAAACGAGCACAAATATCTGATTCACGCACAGTGCCCGCTATTATTGACGACACGTGCCGCAACACCTCATCGCCCACCAAGTGACCATGGATATCATTAACTGACTTAAAGTAATCCAAATCAGTCATCAGCAAACAAATTTGTTGCTTATTTCGTTTCGCAGTTTGAAGGGATTGTTCCGCTGCCTGAAAAAAATAACGGCGGTTATACAACCCAGTAAGTGCATCCTGAAAACTCATAATTTCCAAATCACGATAATTTTCATCCATATAGTCTTTCATGGAATAAAACTGACGAGCTAAAAAACCAATTTCATCTTTGTAAAACACTCGTTTTTCAAGCTTTTCTCCTCGCCACATGGTCTCAATCGTCTGTGTCAAATAAGAAATAGGTCGCAATATTTTTTTGTGCATGGTAATAAGTATGAGCACCGTAATAGTAATAAATACGACAAGCGCTACAATAATATAAAAATTCAACTTGTCCAGCATCATTTGTAAGGAGGTGTTTTTTGATTGATATCGATTTTCTATAGAAGTTGTCAACGCACTTAATTGTCGCGCAATGCTATCCTGAGCTTGATAATAATCACCAGTAAAGAGCTGAACAACTGCCGGCGACAGCGAAGTTGGCACCATATCAAACACTGTTGTTTCAATTTCTACTAACTGCTTAGCTAAATTAGCGCTGTTATTTAACCACGCTTGCTCACTATCGCTGAATGAAAAACTTTCAAATAGCTGGAAAAATAACTCATCAGTGACCAAAGCGCGATAATCATCCAGATACTGCTGCTTACCAGTTACCGCATACTGTCGTGCTAGACGGGTGCGAGAGATAATTTGCTGTTGAGCTTTATTTATTTTTCCTGTGACCTGCTGATACTCACGGCAATTCTCTACCCACTGATTGTAAAAGTGATTGCTCGCGTACAAAAAGCCACCAACGACCACCAATTGAAGCAAAACAAAGAGGCCGATAATGGAAAAGAAAACACGGATATTTATATTCCACACCATAGAAATATTCTACACCAAGGCAACAACCACCCAATAAAATGGGGACTTTCTAAGATAGCATTAAAATTCGTTATTTATGTATGACTCATCAAAAATTGTTCGTAATGCCGCGATAATCCACATTAGCTCAATGTAATATATGGTGTTGTGGCAGAATCGCTGAGTTATTTTTTAATTTATAGAATCATTTATGTTCATTGCTTTTTTACAAGGAATTGCGCTTAATGCTGGCCTTATCATCGCTATTGGTGCGCAAAATGCCTATGTCATCGCACAAGGAATGGAACGTCGCCATCCGTTTGCCGTCGCTTTCGTTTGTTCCTGCTGTGACGCACTGCTTATCGGTTGCGGATTGTTGCTCGCTGACGCTGCCGACACTGTTGGTAAAAATGTTTTGGCATCATTAACCCTAGCGGGAGTACTTTTCTTATTGTGGTTCGGTCTGCGGTCTGCATATGCGGCGCTGTCCGGTCAAATAACACAGACCAGTAGCTACAGCTCCCAGTCATTACGTCGAGCAATCGTTACCTCACTGGCTTTAAGTTTGCTCAATCCGCACGCCATATTAGATATGACAATTATTTTTGGCGGTGCTGCCGCAACACTACCAGCTGATAACCGGTTGCCTTTTGCCGTCGGTGGCATGATTCTGTCTTTTGCTTGGTTTTTTACGCTAGCCTATGGCTCAGCACGATTGTCGCCATTACTGACGCGGCCGATAGCACAACGGGTTTTAAACGCAATTGTCGCTACCATAATGCTTACAACAGCATTGCTGTTGATAACTCGGCTTCTTAATGACTGAGCGTAAAGAGTACTGCTGATTATTACCCTTATACAATTTTTGTAGACATGATTTTCTAATTGCTGAAAAAGTAGATTGCTCTCTTTTGTTATAATCAATCCTAATTTTCTAAATAGGAGAGTCCCATGAAAAATCCCATTGTCGCCATATTAACGGCGTTTTTTATTTTGTTGTCACCAACGGCAACGGCAGCCGATTTGCGTATTGGTGTGGAGGGTGCCTATCCGCCCTTTTCTGCTGTAGACGAAAAAGGTGAGCTTGTGGGTTTTGATATTGACATTGCCAAGGCACTGTGCTTTGAAATGCGCATGTCTTGTGATCTAGTACAACAAGATTGGGATGGCATTATCCCTGCTTTAGAAGCGAAAAAATATGATGCCATTATTGCATCAATGTCTGATACTGAAGAACGACGTGAAAAAGTTGATTTTACCGAGCACTATTACAAAGATGGCGCCAAATTTGTACGAAAAAAAGGTAGCAACGTTAAAGTATCGTATAAAGGATTGGCCGATAAAACTGTAGGCGTTCAGCGTGGTACGGTGACCGACAGCTTTATCACTGAAGAGTTTGAAGGTGCCGTTATTAAGCGCTATGACACACTTGAAAACGCACATCTAGATCTCACACAAGGACGGCTAGACCTAGTTTTGGCAGACCAATTCGTCCAGCAAGACTGGGTAAACAAAAATTCTGATGAATACGAAACCACTGGCGCAACCTACACCAACAGTGAATATTTTGGCAACATCTCCATCGCCGTACGCAAGGGAGAAGATGAATTACGTGAAAAAATCAATGCCGCCATTAAAGCAATTAGAGAGAATGGTGCTTATAAAGAAATTAACGACAAGTATTTTTCATTTGATATTTACGGACGTTAATATCCAGTACCACCTGCGTTAAATTCGCGTTTCATAGCCATGCAACCGTTGCTGGGCTATGAAGCGCGTTTTGTTGCCGGTTTTTTTATCACCTTAGGCGTTGCCGCGATAGCGCTTTTACTTGCTGTACTCTTGGGACTAGCCGGAGCCGCAGCAAAACTATCCGCCGGAAAAGTGACACAGAGAGTAGCTGGCACATACACCACTGTCGTTCGCGGCATTCCCGAATTACTTTTTATTTTAGTGGTGTACTACGATTTGCAACGATTGATTAATTTTGCTTATGCGCAGCTGGGAAACGATGGCGGATTTATCATTCCACCATTTTGGGCTGGTGCTTTGGGTATTGGTATTTTCTATGGCGCCTACATGACTGAAACTTTTCGCGGCGCCATGCTGGCAGTGCCACGCGGTCAACGAGAAGCTGCTTTATCGTTAGGATTACCTCCCCAGCTGCTTTTTTGGCGAATCATTTTTCCGCAAATGTTGCGCCACGCCTTGCCTGGCATTCGCAACAACTGGCTGGTGCTACTCAAAGCAACAGCGTTAGTATCAGTTATCGGTCTTTCCGACGATATGATGGCAGTAGCCAACCAGGCCAAAGCCAAAACGCGAGAACCTTTTTTATTTTATTTTGCCGCTTCTATCGGTTATTTACTGCTCACCGCCGCTTCGGGTACGATATTTAATTTTTTAGAAAAACGTGCTCGGCGAGGGCTTGACGATGCTTGATTCTTTTACTCTCATTTTACAGAAGTATGGCACACTCTATCTTACCGGACTTTCAATGACCGTGCAGTTGACGGTGCTATCGTTACTAATTGGCTTCTTCATAGCATGGCCGCTGGCATTGATGTTGATGGCACGGCAGCGTCCTCACATATACTGGCCAGCACGCAGCTTTGTTTACTATATGACCGGAACTCCAATGTTGACACAGTTGTTTTTGGTGTACTTTGGCTTAGGGCAGTTTGAGATGGTGCGCGAAAGCGTTTTGTGGCCAGTGTTACGTGAGCCCTACTGGTGTGCCCTCATCGCTTTTTCACTTAATACTGCAGCGTATTCCGCTGAAATTTTTCGTGGTGCAATGGCTAATACGGCAACGGGAGAAATTGATGCAGCACGTGCATTTGGCATGGATGGATTGCGTTTATGGTGGCGCATTTTAGCGCCATCGGCATTTCGTCGCGCACTGCCAGCATATGGCAATGAATTAATTTTTCTTATGCACAGCACGTCTTTGGCGAGCATTATCACGTTGTTAGATTTGACCGGCGCGGCGCGGGAATCCGCGCGTGGCACTTTTGCATTCAGTGAATCTTATTTCATCGCTATCGCGCTATATATGATGTTGACCGGATCCATCGTACTCGCAGTGCGTTTTGCTGAACAGCGGCTACTTGCTCACCTTGGTGATTCTAAAAAATACAAAACAGCAACAAGGTAAAAGATAAAATATTTTTATTTGCTAAAAAAATTAACACACCAATTGCAACACCAGCTTTCTAATTTCACGTGATATAAGCCCGCACGACGGCAGTATAATGCTTTTATGAAACACCTTATAGTTATACCTACTTTCATATTGGCAATCGCGCTGACTGCCGACACATTTGTCGCAAATGCTGATGACGAACTATCTCTGAGGCAAGAACGGGCATTTCAAGAACTGTTTGATGCTTTTGCCGATGGCGCGGGCAGTGAATCTTTGTTGCATTTGCGCTATGCCTTTGATGAAAAATTAATAACCACCGTTATCAATAGTTTATCCATTCACGACAATACACCAATGCTCGGCAAAACAGGACCGTTACTAGTGGAATTTTCTGACTATCAATGTGGCTATTGCAAACGCATGTACTCGACATTGCAAGAAAAAATAGAAGCAGGGCGAGCACGGGTGCTTGTACTAGAATTCCCGATATTGGGTGAGCTCTCTGACACAGCGGCACGTTACGCTTTAGCCGCACAGAAGCAACAAAAATATGTCGCTTTTCACGATGCACTCATGCGCCAACACGGAGCAATTACAACGAATAATTTGAATAAGGTAGCAACAGCGGTTGGTTTGGACTTAACACAACTGCAGGCAGATATAAGCAGTGAAGAGATAGATCAGGAATTGAAAAAAAATTATCGCCTAGCGCTATTGCTAAACATACGAGCAACACCTTCTTTTGTAATTAATAACACCATTGTCCGCGGTGCTTTGCAACAAGAAGAATTACAACGGCTATTAGAAGGGCAATGACAACCCAACGTTATTGCTGATAGTTAACAGCATGCCAGCCGCAAATTAGCAGGACTGTCGCCACTAACGACAAATGAACAATCGGCGGTGATTTCTAGGAAAGAATAAGGAGAAAGCAATGACAAATTTCAATACCCCTGATTTGTGTGATGCAATTGAGAGCGCTGGCGATATACCGCAAGCAACAGTGGCATTTTCAGATTTTGGCGGCGTTTCGAATTTTTATGGTGCGATTGCCACAGTACTATGCTTTGAAGACAATGGTAAAGTGCGCACGATGTTGGAAACACAAGGCAATGGACGAGTACTGGTAGTAGATGGCGGTGCATCTAGGCATTGCGCATTGGTAGGCGGTAATTTAGCAGAATTAGCAAAAAAAAATGGATGGATGGGAATTATTGTTAATGGTTGTGTGCGCGACACGGAAGAGTTAGCGGCAACCGCTGTGGGCGTTAAAGCC
This region of Candidatus Persebacteraceae bacterium Df01 genomic DNA includes:
- a CDS encoding TRAP transporter large permease subunit, with translation MELYIALLLAVVGVCLFSGFPVAFALAGGALMVAGIGHLLGDFDTSYLGATPSRLYGIMTNETLIAVPLFVFMGLLLERGKISEGLLIAMGRLFGKMRGGLAISVCLVGAILAASTGIVGATVVTMGLISLPVMLRHHYHPALACGVITASGTLGQIIPPSIVLVILGDVISNANQKAQLSMGNFSPDTVSVGDLFFGALLPGLFLVVIYIAYIIAISLIKPDWTPAVQKEDPATTTTSVWQALVSPILLIFAVLGSILAGIATPTEAAAVGAGGAMLLAFFKKSMTPELWRDAMTQTTRITCMVFVILIGASIFSLVFRGFGGDDVVTEALKSLPGGVITAFFTVMLLMFVLGFFLDFLEIIFVVVPIVAPVLIQLGMDPIWLGVMIAVNLQTSFLTPPFGFALFYLRGVVPESVSTGTIYRGAIPFVALQILVLLALWFFPAAATWLPHKIYG
- a CDS encoding TRAP transporter small permease subunit, giving the protein MRILLNRFAGAADAFNEYLGRALSYFLPVMVTITLVIIICATVFRIGWVWLQETVTYMHAILFTLAAAYTLRHDEHVRMDVFYIGLSKKNKAWVNLCGVLFMLTPTCIVTIFYAVPYVRDSWSVFEHSMEGDGLPAVFLLKTCIPIMAALLLLQGAAIAAKALLIIFPPTIANTD
- the dctP gene encoding TRAP transporter substrate-binding protein DctP, coding for MQRRKFITAGLVTGSAALAAACGKKEEEKEQSPAPAVRKKYSWRMATTWPKDFPGLGIGANKLAKYITDMSDGELEVTVYGAGEIVPAFESFDAVSKGTVEMGHGAAYYWKGKSPATQFFAAVPFGLTAQEMNAWIYYGGGQELWDELYASFNLKPFLAGNTGVQMGGWFNREINSLDDMKGLKMRMPGLGGEVIGALGATPKALPGGEIFTSLQSGAIDATEWVGPYNDMAFGLYKAAKYYYYPGWHEPGTALETFVNKQAYDALPKHLQHVVATAAQAANMDMLSEFVARNGSALDTLISEHGVILKRFPDEVMKALKTTSEEVVNSVAEKDTASQKVYSAFTDFRKKVAGWTDLSETPYSQARNL
- a CDS encoding trypsin-like peptidase domain-containing protein, which codes for MERNAKSLWLLFAQTVAVLTAATLVWQTFWRVPVASYADKLSRALPSVVGIYGRHHADLPSSGTSVGAGVIVGAEHVLTNYHLIANMAVVEVDVNGDKRMAEVVGLAPEIDIALLRAPGAKQLPVIEFADDSNLQQGDVVFAIGNPFGLNRSVSMGIISAVGRSQLGLINQEDFIQTDAAINPGSSGGALINASGELIGISSALFARHPEATPQGIGFAVRANVVRRSLQDFLPQSKTPADNPLGAELRPLSERLQEDILDFTPASQPVMLVSRVWSGTPAEKLGLLPGDIVLEVNGDVPQAVSDTGVLPLSLRNIMVLRAGEERFLRLPAPY
- a CDS encoding DUF4147 domain-containing protein, giving the protein MSADYWLQLLRRSFDAAVSSANPAIIIPSHLPPPPTGKLIIVGAGKAAAGMAQAVEAHYSPSVSLSGAIIIPHGTPAPQFARIDILRGAHPLPDNASAQSTQRLIHEITQASADDFVLALVSGGGSSLLGAPLDGLSLKDSRHVIYQLLQAGADVRDINIVRRHLSVALGGRLAAMCRAPILALIISDVVGDAPADIASGPFSGDISTCADALAVLSAHNVDCPPTLVTMFADGTAETPTGHFIYVENRIIAGAEQALAAGAETLRRGGVQTVINWGEHAGDAHELAMTHKQKLLAVQSEPHPIALISGGEATVNVIGGGRGGRNTEFALSLWRENVATHVLSCDTDGIDGQQTAAGAMFGPQEQRRAVEMKLLAEGYLADNNSGDFFARLDTLINTGPTGVNVNDYRVCLLI